The Osmerus eperlanus chromosome 1, fOsmEpe2.1, whole genome shotgun sequence genome includes the window AACCGGgagaagagggcagagagagagggcagccgGGGGCGAGGGGGCGCCAACCGGAGGGGCAAAGGGGCCAGTCGCAACCGACAAGGTGAAAGAAAGGAACAATGAGGGGGAAAAGACAGTTATGTCCTTCTGTTGAATCACAAATCCTGGAGTGGCCATTTTGTTTTGGGCCGTCAACATTAGTCATTGTGAAAGGTGTTAGCCGTCGTGTCTCCACTGTTCGCAGCGCTGACAGAGAACTTGAagtcttctcttcccctcttcccgtTTGTGCAGGGCGGCCGGAGGAGAACGGCGTGGAGGTGGCCCcagtagagagggtggagagctcGGCTGAGCGAGGCCGCAGGGGAAGAGGGCGAGGTGAGTGCATAGGCTGCCCCTTCGGCAGCTCAGGCCCCGTACACGCTCTCTTTGGCCAAGGTCAGTACCATCAATCCTCAGCCGACATCCCTTCAAGTGCTCCCCAACAAAGGTTTTGTCAACTTGCGCTTTGCTTGCGTCTtgccgactgtgtgtgtgtgtgtgtgtgtgtgttataggaTCGGGAGGCcgaggtagaggcagggggcCACCAGTGAGCAGGTTCTCTGCCCAGGGAATGGGGtaggcttcacacacacacacaacttctcacacaccaacacataatTATCCTCTCCTAGCTCTTCCTTGTTTTTGTCGTTGGTCGTCGTTCCTTAACGTCAAACCAGCCCTCCCCCACACCTAATAATACTCTGCTccccccctgtgccccccccccccgcacacacaggaCCTTCAACCCAGCGGACTACACCTCAGAAAGAAGCACGGGGACCACACAGGGAGAAGCGTGGGAGACAGGggccaacaacaacagcacagaTGGGACAGGTGTGGGCGCCACACGGGATACACGCTCTAGTCCAAACTCTGGTTCTGGTCCCTCTCTCAGAGAAGTGGACGACCTTTTAAACCATCAGCATTTTTCCAGGAAACGTACGTCGAGTTCACATCTCCGCCTGACTTTGTCGTCTCTGCTCACCCCCACAGTTGCCTGGAGAAGCACTATGGACGACTGGGCAGCCGAGGACTGGAGCGAGGACGTAAGTGTGAGTATCGAATTGTTGAGTTGCAAAGTGGCGAGACGCGCTGGTACCTGAGATGGCGTTAAACGCGCACCGCACTGTCCTACTTAAAACAAAGTGAGAACGTGGAATTAAAACCTACACCACCTGCCGGTGTGTGTTCATGACCAAccgccccacctccctctctccctcagttctCTGAGACCAAAGTGTTCACCTCCTCCTGTGCGCCTGCTGCTGAGAACCACATCACAACTCGGCAAAGgtaacctccacctccccccataAGCAGTGTAAACGGCCTGTTTTCGTGTTTCCACAGTAGGAAGGGCTTTTAATCGTGATTTCAAATGCGTGGAAAGGTCACCAGGTGAATCGAGTCCCTTTTTCGGTTCTTACTGTTACGATTAGCACTCGCTCAGTGTGTTAAATTCAAGTAGGTCTGCATAAGgatgaatgtgtttttcttaCTGTACATGTCATTAAACTAACCTGTAAGAACTGTGTTGATATAATTACCTGAATAAAGCCCAATTTATTAATGTTAGGCCCCATTAATACATTTGCTGATGTGTATTTGAAGATTCCCAAGTGATGCATCTCTAAATCAGGTCCCCATACACATGACGTTTATCTTTAAAGATGCTGCATATAACAGTTGGGAAGGTAGACACAGCAGGTTGCTGCAAATTGATCCCCTCAGCCAAGCAAATTCATCAATCACTCGGCTATTGTTGTACTTGCGATGCATGTCAAGCTATCCTTTTCACAATTTTTGTAAAAGAATTTCCCCATTTTACATCAGTCTAAATAAAATCCCCATTTTCTTTATCGAGTTGGTTTATCGTATGAAAGCCAGTCGTCCTTCATGAACGTTGTGAATggactgtgtgtctctctctctcctgccagtGTGGACCTGGCTACCCTGCTGCAGAAGCCTGTGGGGgtacgaggagaggaggggggtatcAAAGCCCCCTCGGCCCAGAACTTGGTCTTCACCaactcccaccaccaccacaccccggCCCAAACCCGCAACGGGACGGGCATGAGTACAGGCACCACCAGCTACGCACACGCTGCCCTGGTGAGCCCACCCTCAAACCACGCTGGGGCCTGCTAGTTAGGAGGTTGGGGTGCaatcccacccccatcccccccagtgTTCAGACCCTGTCAGTGGGGCCCCCTATTGCTTGGCCCCCCAGCTGGCATCAAGGAGTGGGGACCAGTATACCAACCTCAGAGTGTATTTGTGCTTTAAGCCAGCCTCACTTCAGGCCCTTCTGACTCAGCAAGACTTATTTACAGGGATAACAGTTCATGTTTTCTTTCTAGAGCCTATATCATTACTACGTATTTCTAACATCTTAATGCtacgtctccccccctcccctctcagtccTCGGTGCTGGGCGCAGGGTTCGGGGACCTGGGCCAGTCCAAGAGGAGTCAGTCCAGTCCTGGCGCCCAAATCCTGGAGCAGCTCAAGGGGCCGGGCCTGgggcccctgccctcctctcaggCCCCTCCACCCAGCACACAGCTGGGCAGCCCCCTGGGGAGGCTGCCTGGGCTGGGGGCTCACGGGGCCCCACCCTCCACGTCCAGCTGGGATATTAAGGGCTCGGAGCCCAGCGCCTCCCAGTTTAGCCGtgagttgtgtgtctgtgtgtgtgtgtgtgtggggggggggggtcattcttGGGTTTCATTTTTGGGGGTTTTAGGAgcgttagctaacgttagcagtGGCTAACTTTGTGAGTTGTGTTGCTATAAGTGATAATGACACTGACCACATGATATCTGCATTGAGTCTGTCCAAACCTTCCGGTACTCAATCTAGCACACATCTAGAAAGGGCATGAGCATGGCGTCATCAATtcaacagacatacacagagatACTCACACTTTGTTCAATATAAGTATTATGACCGATTATCATGAGATTATCATAGTCTCTTCATGTCTGAGACTTTGATAGAAAGGTGAAAGCAGACTACCAATAATCATTTCAAGGACATGACACTGGGTTTTTGTAGGTAAAATGTGCAAACGTGAACCAGTTTTAAAAGCGTGCGTTTGCTTGTGAGTGAGGGTGAACAGTCCGAGTGAATTTGTGGCTGTGTGCAAGTTTTTGTCCACCCTGGCTAAtctctccccccgtccctcCAGGGGAGTTTGCCCTGCAGCCCGAACCCTCCCTGGTGCTGAGCCAGCTGAGACACTccggcccccccctgcccctggccTGCCAGCCGcagccccccacctcctccgccccctcccagcAGACTGCGGCCAGTGCCGAGGTCTCCGCCGCCACCACCTCGCCCGCCCAGGAAGGACCCTTGCTCACGGCCAGCGGCGGCTCCAAGACTGCCCCCAGCGTAGGGCCGGACCCTCAGGGCAGCAACACGCCGCAGCAGCAGCGGGCACAGCTAAAGGTTCAGAAACGAAGGATACCTCCCTCTTCTAAGGTAACGTtctgaaggggggagaggggggggggtggtatcaCACCTTTTTAAGAAGCTTGAGTAGGAGCCTGGGGGGAGATCGATGCACAGTGCGGCAGAAGCCATTAAATTTGGAATTGGAACAGGAGATCTAGCGGAAGTCAATGAGACATGAGGATTTCCAAATACCGCGCTGAAAAATGATCACAGTGACTATGATTATATGGTCAGTCTTGCGTACTAAAGGACAGACATGGAAATAGTATGACGACAATAACAAGAGCTCTCCCACGGTTCTCCCAGATCCCCTCCTCCGCGGTGGAGATGCCCGGCTCGGCTGACGTCCCCGGCCTCAACCTGCAGTTCGGGGCCCTGGACTTTGGCTCGGAGTCGGCGCTGCCGGACTTTGGCTCGGCGGACAACTGCGGTGGTGTGGGGTCCAGGGAGTCCCCCCCTGTCCCGGCACCAGCCCCCCAGAACCAGAGCAGCCTCTATTCCAAACCCCACAGGTGGGTCACCAGCTGGGCAGAACGCTAGCTAACATAAGAGTTGTTTTATCCATGGTTAGATACAGGGTAATGAGCTTGTCATTGGTAATACGTACTTGAACAGTTAAAGAAAACAGAAATATTGGGCATACAGGCAATGTATAATGCTTGCATTCTGTTGAGTCCACCTACCAGGAACCAGGAACAACTTTATATTTTAGCAGTTATGAGCAGAATGGATGTTTAAATGTTGCCAGTTATGAATCCTTGCATGTGAACGAGAATACGGGGGCCTTAGTTTTTGTGCTTCTTCTTCACAGTGAGTCTTTAGTTGGCCCACTCTCTTCCTCGGaacccatctacccctccccGTCGGTGTCAATGCCCAGCCTCGCCCCCTCCTTGCTGGGCACGGCCAGCTCCGTggccccccactcctcctcctcctccaccccctcctcggtcccctcctcctcgcccttcGTCTCAGCGGGGAGCGACTATGACTGTGGCGTGGCTCCTCACTCACGTCTGGCCTTCTCTCAGAGCAAAGAGAACCCAGGACCGGTCATGGTGAGTCCAGAACTTCTCAGAAGGGTTTCAGGAATGTTCCGATGATGTTCCGATGCTGCTAACTGGCTGGCCAAGCTCTGTGGTGTTGCACTGTGTTCAGTCATTCTAACTACTTGTGACATGGTTTTAAGATGGCCGATTGTACATGCTTTGATTCAATAAAACGCTGTAATGATGAAGTTAGTATTTTGGGGATATTAAGAAGGGGGAAGCATTTCATGCTCTTTTTTGTTTCAACAGAATGGTCTGAATGGTGTAAGGAGCACAGCTGCTCTCGACAGTAAGTGTgctataaaatgttttattatccTGCATTTGTCAGTGTATAAGCCAACATTATTAGCTTGCACCTCAGTCAGCTTTGAACAGATGTGTTCTGAAATGCACATGCGATTACAACGTTTCTATCGCCAAGTTGCTTATCTACCTTGTACACAAGTTCATCAAAGGTGGACTTGATACATTTGACAGAGGAGCCTTTAGGTTAGACAGGCTGTTACCTCAGGCTTGACTGCTCCTAATCTACCGTTCCTAAAATAACCCTTTTAGAACACGGCTCCGCGACTTTCACCGTGCGTTCTGTCGCTCTCTCCCTGCCAGCCCCGTCAGTGGCGTCCACACCAAAGTCCGAGTCTCCGGCGTCTCTGAGCCTCAGCACCAGCAgtgccccccccgcccacatgcccccctcccacagcgctgcgctctccaGCCTGGCGACCGACATGACCTCGGCCAGCCTAGCACAACTCAACAGGTAGAACGACCCCCTGATGGGTGGACCTCGGACGCATGTTAAGGGGTGAATGTGATTGTTTTCGaaagtctttttttcttttcttactcctgcctctctgtctccctccactgTAGCCATGTCAGTAGTAGTCATTCCTCAGTCTCAGCTCTCGGATCCAGCTCCCTCACGGTGAGTACTTCcgaacgcacacgcacacacatccgtaACTGACAATTTACCCCAGACTAAccgtctccactcctccccatgCAGTACACCAGTGTGGACAGCAACGTGAGCTCTCTGGCGCCCCTATCAGGCTCCTCCTTCTCGTCAGCTCCGCCTCCCTCAGCCCACCTGGTCAACAGTAGCATCAGCCAGCTGGGTCACATGAGCAGCATGATGAGCGGGGCCGGGGGGGTTCATGCCGCCCTGGGCCTGGGCCCGAACGGAACCAGCTCCAATCTCAACACCCCCAGGACCGCcccgctgctctcctcctccactggtacacacacacacagaatatgcacacatacactcccacccacacacctatacacacagaaTCCTTTAATAGTCTTATTACAGAACTTAATAGTCCTTTTACATGACATTGCAAAAATGGACAGCATTGACAAGTATTAATGGAAGTCCAAGGAGGAAATATGGGTAAAAAAAGCTTTGGTCGAGCACAACAACCTAAGACGAGTTAAATGGCCTGAGAGAAAAactgttcttttttttcctctctgaaCATCTGTAATAATCAACACTATAAAAGGTATTTGGTAGCAAATCCTTGGATCAAAATAACCATTAAGAAATTCCTGTGGATATGTTTACTCCATCATGGATACAGAagataagtcgctctggataagagtgctaaatgactatatgtaaatgtaagattacCCATGCTTTTATTTCCTTTGAATTTGTGCTGTGGTAACCCACTCTACACCTGTGTTAGTAAGACATCTTGTTTGTACATCTTTCCAAGGTCCTTTTTAGCCAGTCCATGGTGTGTGACACTAAACATACAAATGTAGATTGTGGCTGTGTACAATCAATTAAGATTCTGTcttgggggagtcaggtggctgagcggttagggagtcgggctagtaatctgaaggttaccggttcgattcccggctctgcaaaatgacgttgtgtccttgggcaaggcacttcaccctacttgcctcagggggaatgtcttgtacttactgtaagtcgctctggataagagcgtctgctaaatgactaaatgtaaatgtcttcgtttccccctcccctcctccccagggaaAGCTCCCCCTAACTTGTCCCAGGGGGTTCCCCCGCTGCTGCCCAACCAGTACATCATGGGTCCAGGAGGGCTGCTGCCAGCCTACCCAgtaagtctccctccctcccttgtatCACACATTACAGCAAGAGTCTTTGTGTGAGCGCACACGTGATGTCCATAAGGTTGGACTAGAGGGATGAAAAGTCCGACTGCCCCTGATCGGACTCGTCTGTCTGcgactacgtgtgtgtgtgacactcatTGTCCTGTCCCCTCACAGCAGATCTACGGATATGAGGACCTCCACATGTTACAGTCCAGACTGCCAATGGTGAGTAGGACTGTTTACCGCAGAGGTTTACCGCACGCAGACTGTCACAAGTCCGCACCCCGGCCTCTCGACCCCATTCAGGGTACAGTTTAAGTAGCCAGAGGAAGTCTTCACGTCAGTCATTCGAGTGGAGAGACATTCAGGAGCCAGAGAGCTAGCCCTCGTCTCTGACCgccccttcccctcttctcctcagcCCTCTTTGCAGGATTACTATGGAATCACATTCCCTGGCCCCACAGCTCTCTCTGGTAGAGATGGAAGCCTTGCCAATAACCCTTACTCGGGTAAGTTacttaaccccccaccccccttccctgaAACCCCTCCTAGGACATGTCTCTGGCCTATCTTTGCTTTAAATTGCCTTTCTCATAGGGTGAAAGGTGATATTGGGTTTTTGTATTCCTTGTAATCTTGTTAGGCTCAATGACTGTTGTGTTGTTTGTGAAGGAAGATGACTTAAAGTTACGTTTAGGTGATTACATGAAGTTATTAGAGTAGAAGGAAGTATCAATTTAAACAGATTTAGCTTAAATGGTAGTTGGTAGGTGTGGTAGACAGTGTCATTAATTGTCACTTTGTTTATTATAAATTATCACTTTCTATCCCTGTTTTATGAGGAATTAATATTttgtgtttatatatttctactattttatatttaaacaatatatactgtacaattaaacaaatacacaccctTGTGGATAACCTTTGTATTTGTCTTTTACTATAGTATTTTTTCCCCTCTTATCCCAACGCGATTCAGGTGAAGTCACAAAGTTTGGCCGCGGTGACtccacctccccagccccccccaccagcctgtccgccccccagcccccccagggcCAGAACCAGGGCCAgagccagccccagcccccccagccccagggccAGCCCCAGGGCCAGCACCACAGCAGCCAGCAGGCCTTCCTGCCTCCGGGCTACAGCTACACGGGCCTGCCCTACTACGCCGGCATGCCCAGCGCCGTGCCCAGCGCAGCCTTCCAGTACGCCCCCACCATGTTCGTGCCCCCGGGCAGCCAGGGCCCGTCGTCTGCCAAGCAGCATGGCATGGGCCTTGGCCTGGGGAACCCGTCGGCCAGCCCCtttcagcagcaacagcagcaacagcaggccAGCAGCTACGGCCAGCACACCTTCAGCTCaggtgacaaacacacactgacacgcataGCCGAGTTGAATTGGTAAAACTCACTCCTCGGTATAAAAACCACCCACCTGCGCCATTGAAGAGCTAGCTTtccggtggtgtagctggttaaagaGGGGGTTTATTAAAGGTGGTGGTCATGTAAGTCAGAGGACCCCAGTTTGAACCCCAGTATGGGCAAGATTGGAAGGAAGTAACTGATGAGTGATGGTacacctgttacacacacacacacacggaactgAGTTCTAtgggttaaactcactccttaGTATAAATACCCCCACTCCAACCTGGCCAACTGTTTTGTAAGAGGTGGTCAGTTGCTTGCCAGTCAGAAGAGTCCAGATTGAATCCTGGTCGGGGCAAGAGACGGAACAAAGGAACAGATACTGACACAAAGACTGACGAGCcacaaagacacgcacacacaacacagtggaGTCCTACTCTGCGTCTGGCTTCCCTTTACAACGAGCTTGGGCTCACACTGCAGCCCTAGAGATGGGAGGCAGTTCACTCTGAGCTACTGCTATCACCTCTGTCATTGTTGTTGAAGTATGTTTCGGGCCAAAATTGAATGCACATAGAAATGAATACATACAAGCATTCAATTGAATGGAAAACAATAAGAAATAAACAATATTATGACCAAAAAGGTGTAGACTGAAGCTTGAGAATGTTATACCTACCTTTTTACGTAACATTCTATCAGGCAACCCTTATAACAACTAGGTTTCACAACTACACTTACTTTTCAACAGGCTAAAACCCTATAACAACTAAATTATAAAGACCTTACTTTGTCCTCGGTTAATGTGTGGCATTCCAACATTCTATGCGAGTCGAGGGATGAGATGGGAAATCAGACTTGTGGAGTTGAACGCTCTCTGCTGTCGTCTCAGGGTACGAGGACCTGACCCAGGGGCCAGCAGGAGGGGACTACAGCAAAGGCTACAGCAACTCCTCCCAGACACAGGCCAAATCTACTGCTACAGGCCCTGGAAAAGGTCAACACATACTTCCTGTTACATTATTACATCAGATTCTCATTGGTCGTTTGGAGGACAGATAGATGCTGACGCACCACGGAAGAAAAATAATATATGAAATGAAAAAGACTGCTGTTATATTGTTGGCTGTCATGAGATATTTGAAATATGGATACAATGATAGATGTTGTGTTGTTGTAATTTGCCAGTATTAGTGAATTTCTTTGTAGAGCTATGTACCAGTGGTGAAATCTATCTGATACATTGTATGATGCTTCCTGTCAAATGAGCAAACATTTGGGGGTAGGGAAGGGCGAGGGGTTTGGTAAATTGACTTTGTGCTAATCTCCCCTTCCTGTAGGTGTCTCTGTGACATCAAGCAACTCTGGAGTGCCAGACATCAGTGGAACTGTTTACAACAAGACCCAGGTGAGGTCTCTTGCTTGCTATGGTCAGGATTCTGTGATTTCATGTACCAACAATGGTCTTTTGATGGGTTTTAGTATGCAAAAACCTAATGTGCTGTGCAGAGAAACCTGTGGCTGTGTCAAGCCTACATGGATCttttgaagcattttcttttacacaacattcccCTCAGAGGCAAATGTTATCCgacctcttctctctgtgtccaggGCCTCTTAGTTATAAGTTTCCACAGTCACACCTATACTGACCCCACACATCTCATTTGCTCAATTATTTTATAAAGCAtcattgttttattgatttatatattttttatcataTGTATCTATGTACATATACCAACCTGTTACTTAATTCTCCATATGTGTTGCTCCCCAGTCCTTTGATAAGCAGGGTTTCCATGCAGGGACCCCCCCACCCTTCAACCTGCCGTCAGCACTGGGGGGCCCGGGGCCCCTCAACCCTGGAGGAGCCCCTGGAGGCTACGCTCCGGCCCCcttcctccacatcctccccgCCCACCAGCAACAACACTCCCAGCTGCTGCACCACCACCTGGCCCAGGacggacaggtacacacactctcacaaagtCCAACATACTGCATGGCCTGCAATCTTCAATCAATTCTTTGGCATCCCTTTTGAAGAGTTTTACTGATGAAATTACTTCTTTTTAGGGCGGACCAAGTCAACGTGGCCAGTCCAGCAGCATGCAGCAGAAGAGCCAGGTCAACAAGTCCAGCTATGGCAGCTCCCCATACTGGGCCAACTGAGACTCTGCTGACACATCCGACTGATCAGACCGTAGAGGGACAAACCATTTTACAGCACCAAGCTATAAACACACTactaccaacccccccccccctcccacttaCTCAATATCTCCCCTTTCAAATTTATGGCTGttgtatgtaaaatatatttatgtatgtatttatacagtatatatatgtattggTAGGACATGAAATGTGGTTTTCTGCAtttgtacattttttattttgaaggaTGTTGTTTTATTTCCAAAAAAGCGATAATTGTGGAATGAGAATGAATAATCATGGAATTAATTATGAAGTCGATGGTAAATATACTTGAACATGAACAAGCATCATGTGACGTGGTCGATTTACTTTTATTTTTACGTATGCATAGATTAAGCCTTTTTAAAAACACTTTTTGTAACTTGGTCTCCCCCATCTGTGAACTTTTTCTATTGAGGGTGACTTGAGTTGATCGCTTGACATTTTCTTTCCGCCCCATTTTCCTCCATTTGTGACTCCCTTTCTAGTTGACTGACGTGACCAGCCATGCCTTGGATTTGATGTCAGTTTTAAATTGGTTTAATCCTCGTTGTCCAATGAAATAAAAGTTCTGAACAGTTATGCATTCAAAATTATTGCCCATGTGAAATTGAACCAGTCCCCCAATTTATTAAGCATATGGAGTTGACATTGAAAGCAGTACTTACAGGTGATACACATCTAAAACAGAACGATTGTGCTCTTTAGTGAACGGTCAACCTGTCACTAATATTTGAAGGCTCAGTTCTCAACTTTTCCCAATTGTGTGACCATGACCTCCATAGTTGGGTTATAAATTGAATACCCAACCCCCATTCCAATTTGCATTGATCAGTTGCTGACATTTTGCAGCAGGTGTCAATTAGAACACAAGGTTATTTATTTGGTTTATTGATGTTGAGAACCTGCTGTAACAGTAATGAGAACAAACGGTACCGACCCATAATGAAAACAAGCAGTCTTCAACAGTTGGTCTATCAGGAGAATCAATTCATTGACATTGCATTAGAAAGAACTGGATAATATTTACATATAGAGCTCAGGGGTTTCAATGAAGGACAAGGCACATACTATATATAGTATAAAACCAGTCAACAAAAGCACTACCAAAACATTCGCATCCCAACTCCTTAAGTTGAGTTTCAGATCCAAAGCATCACatggggggggaaaaaaaataatatatataaactGTACATAACTAAAAATCTGGCTTTTTCCAACGTAGCTGGAACGTCTATTCAGTcgatttcttctttttctttttcttctcggTCACTGGGGTGGTCACCTCAGGCTCCGGTTCCATCGCCTCAGACTTgcgcttcttcttcttcttagcCGGGGTGTTAGAGTCTTCCACCACAGCGGTCTCCTCCGCTTTAACCTCAGCAGCTTCCtgctttattttctttttcttcacaGAAACTTCCTCTCCGTTGGCACCATTCTTCTTAAGAGCAGAAAGGATTATCAGACTACAACATTCCACAAGCTTTTCCCTCCCTATGGAAAACTATAGCAAGTGCAGTCTTGATGTACGACTCACTTCAGTGAACAAGCTCACTGTGTGGAACTGGCCAATGGTTCGGAGTCGGCTTATTATGGCATGTCGTACACTGAGATGGGACCATGTGGAAAGGTCGAATCCCAAATCAAAACATGCGTGGGTTGAAGTTATGAAGCTTAGTGACATACCTCTGCTTCGCCATTGGACTTGATTACTGGGGCGTCTCCATTGTCCTCCAGAAGTTTCTTCTCACGCTTAATgcgtttcttctctttcttttccgcTTTCTTCTTTATCTCAGCCACAACTTCTCCTGCCTAGAGAAGGGACACAAAACTTAGGATTATGGCCATGAGGTAGGCAAGCAAAACGCTGAAGTCCTAAGGCTAGCAAGAGTTGTTAAGGCAAAACCATGCTGAGTcaggctcattaaatcagtttagCCCCCATGTGTTGAGTCGGGGATAAAGTGGTCATCATTCACAGCAGGTTAGAAGCACGAGGCAACACGGGCCGTTTGTGAACTTGGCTCACCTCTTTCACAGCCTCCTTCATCACATCCAGGTTCTTGCGAGGCGCTTCGCCCGTCTCGTAGAAAGACAGACGCTCTTCAACCTGGTCACGCAGCTTCTCGCCGTACACAGTGGTTTGGACCTCTGCAGGAGACGACAACACCAAGTTACTACCTCATCCAGTACGGGAACGATACCAGCCCTCCACTGGGGACCTGTGGCTTTGCTCAGAGTTAAGTCTTATCAACACCAACCCCAAAAGGGCTGAATACTGTTGACGAAAAATATACAAGCATCATAGCAAGTCTAGGTCAAATGAGCAGGGGGCCTGAGAATGGATCCCTGAGGAGCAAGTGGCTAAAGAgtttgtgaccccccccccccccactcactcaCCGGAGAAACAGTCGACACGTGACGCAATGGTGCACTTGTTAGCCAGGTAGCGGGAGATGCGCCCCTTGTTCTTGGCGGCTGCACGGCCGATGAATGTCGAGTGGAAGATGAGGCCGTACTTGGGGGTGTTCCCACGCGTCTTCAGAGCCCTGCATGAGCACGATTAGGATAGAGAGCGTGTTAAGATGCAACGGGACTACTTTTACAAATTATTCGTGGACTAGTTGAAAGAAGCTTGACAAGCTTTTCGACTCATCTTAAACACCATATAACCCAACCCTTGAATGCAATCTACCCTGGTTATGGGAATCTACCTCAGTGCCTTGGGTGGCTGCTCAGACTATAGGGGGGGGCAGGCTTGAGTTTGAGGGATCACTCTGGAACAAGGGGGGGTGTCAACATGTGAatgccctcacccctccaccagtCACCCCAATTGGCTCCACCCCAGCCCTGCCATCACCGCAGCCACCAATtccccagcagggagggggcgcCCCAGTACCTGAAGAGGGCCTTCTCTGCCCCCAGGATCTGTACGGTGGAGGCCGGGTACTTGGCCAGATTGGTCAGACTGCCGGCATGGGAGATCAGACGGGCTCCCacctggagggatgggggtaggCAAACCACAGGATAGTGGTTTGATATAGATTTCAAGTGCATCACATTACATTTGTAGCTTTGACTTAACATCCATTTTCAACCCAGATTCCAACCATGCCTGATTGTTACCCAGCCTCAGGTCATGGAAACCTGTTTACTACTGGAGTTAAGAGGGGGACCATCAGTACACATGGAGTCTCAACACAAATGTTCAGGGGATTGACAGATTTGGTAGAACATCATTGGTCCTGTTCTTTAGGCCTAAGATTATTCAAGCTCCCCTGTAGGGGTCTGATACTGCGAACAGTTACGTACCACGTCCCCTATGAGGGTGGCTAGGTTGGGGGCCACCTGGCTCATCTTGGAGCGCAGGTATTCC containing:
- the ubap2a gene encoding ubiquitin-associated protein 2a isoform X12, producing the protein MMTSLGGDKARGPRDKALPASTHITQPQKQLQATAEQIRLAQMIYDKNDADFEGKVNQLMEVTGKNQDECMVALHDCNEDVNRAINFLLESTSDTTSWETVGKKKPLVKDGPSEGKENKENREKRAEREGSRGRGGANRRGKGASRNRQGRPEENGVEVAPVERVESSAERGRRGRGRGSGGRGRGRGPPVSRFSAQGMGTFNPADYTSERSTGTTQGEAWETGANNNSTDGTVAWRSTMDDWAAEDWSEDFSETKVFTSSCAPAAENHITTRQSVDLATLLQKPVGVRGEEGGIKAPSAQNLVFTNSHHHHTPAQTRNGTGMSTGTTSYAHAALSSVLGAGFGDLGQSKRSQSSPGAQILEQLKGPGLGPLPSSQAPPPSTQLGSPLGRLPGLGAHGAPPSTSSWDIKGSEPSASQFSREFALQPEPSLVLSQLRHSGPPLPLACQPQPPTSSAPSQQTAASAEVSAATTSPAQEGPLLTASGGSKTAPSVGPDPQGSNTPQQQRAQLKVQKRRIPPSSKIPSSAVEMPGSADVPGLNLQFGALDFGSESALPDFGSADNCGGVGSRESPPVPAPAPQNQSSLYSKPHSESLVGPLSSSEPIYPSPSVSMPSLAPSLLGTASSVAPHSSSSSTPSSVPSSSPFVSAGSDYDCGVAPHSRLAFSQSKENPGPVMNGLNGVRSTAALDKHGSATFTVRSVALSLPAPSVASTPKSESPASLSLSTSSAPPAHMPPSHSAALSSLATDMTSASLAQLNSHVSSSHSSVSALGSSSLTYTSVDSNVSSLAPLSGSSFSSAPPPSAHLVNSSISQLGHMSSMMSGAGGVHAALGLGPNGTSSNLNTPRTAPLLSSSTGKAPPNLSQGVPPLLPNQYIMGPGGLLPAYPQIYGYEDLHMLQSRLPMPSLQDYYGITFPGPTALSGRDGSLANNPYSGEVTKFGRGDSTSPAPPTSLSAPQPPQGQNQGQSQPQPPQPQGQPQGQHHSSQQAFLPPGYSYTGLPYYAGMPSAVPSAAFQYAPTMFVPPGSQGPSSAKQHGMGLGLGNPSASPFQQQQQQQQASSYGQHTFSSGYEDLTQGPAGGDYSKGYSNSSQTQAKSTATGPGKGVSVTSSNSGVPDISGTVYNKTQSFDKQGFHAGTPPPFNLPSALGGPGPLNPGGAPGGYAPAPFLHILPAHQQQHSQLLHHHLAQDGQGGPSQRGQSSSMQQKSQVNKSSYGSSPYWAN